A single window of Leptospira semungkisensis DNA harbors:
- a CDS encoding response regulator, translating into METKTRQEAILCVDDEAIILITLQKELKRQLGDEYLYETAMSGNEALEIIDDLVSAGVNVILILSDWLMPGLKGDEFLAIVHQKYPHIQSILVTGHIDAEAADRVKREAGTYAVISKPWDVKKLMDAVRFCCSK; encoded by the coding sequence TTGGAAACCAAGACTAGACAAGAAGCAATCCTATGCGTGGATGACGAAGCGATCATCCTGATCACTCTGCAGAAGGAATTAAAAAGACAGCTAGGGGACGAGTATCTCTATGAGACCGCGATGAGCGGAAACGAAGCCCTGGAGATCATAGATGACTTGGTTTCTGCAGGAGTGAATGTAATTTTGATTTTGTCTGATTGGTTAATGCCTGGATTGAAGGGCGACGAATTCCTAGCCATAGTCCATCAAAAATATCCTCATATACAATCCATATTAGTTACCGGGCATATAGATGCCGAGGCGGCAGATAGAGTGAAGAGAGAAGCCGGCACGTATGCAGTCATCTCAAAGCCTTGGGATGTAAAAAAGCTTATGGATGCGGTCCGCTTTTGTTGCAGTAAATGA
- a CDS encoding acyl-CoA dehydrogenase family protein gives MLQNNYFSDVADLQLHFDHIINWKEIIDSYENGFTDAAKYRAGDERFATAPSSYDEAKEYYKTLLESVGEFAGKEIAPFVAELDREGVRFKDGKVIFPEKLLEIVRKARDAGLQPTGFSRKYGGLGVPWSVRAFFSEILYRVDASVCIAIGCVNLAEIIEKNGSEELKDDWLPRLAAGEFACAMGLTEPDHGSDLPGLRTRATLKEGNTYLLNGTKRFITQGCGTGEIPAILLLLARTGNPGSGARGLSFFLVQSKDIQIAGIEKKMGLHCSPTCEVVLENTPGILIGEEGHGLVKHTMGMLNGARMGISQQGVGIAQAALGEAKKYAAERIQFGKPIETIPAVRKILRRMERETMAMRCLMLEGARAMDLYYFRGEHLKEKGATDRDLKSDVVLKYWERLASILTPISKFYCSESCVKIAGDAVQVHGGAGFTEDYDVSRIYRDARITTIYDGTSQIQVNASIGGITTGMSNHGFLREYIENEWSHFPTEETKLLSDAWDVYQDLMGIHKDLPASEDKEETADEIVWATARLLSGLLFYRSTLRMPEDSRTERLSHVDEYNLDSLGYMEGLRARLKIKAASIQAV, from the coding sequence ATGCTACAAAACAATTACTTCAGCGACGTGGCTGATCTACAGCTTCATTTCGATCATATTATCAATTGGAAAGAGATCATAGACTCTTACGAAAACGGATTTACGGATGCGGCCAAGTATAGAGCCGGAGACGAAAGATTCGCAACTGCTCCTTCTTCTTATGATGAAGCGAAAGAATATTATAAAACTCTGTTAGAGTCCGTCGGCGAATTTGCAGGAAAGGAGATTGCTCCTTTCGTGGCAGAGTTGGATCGAGAGGGAGTCCGTTTCAAAGACGGAAAGGTAATCTTCCCCGAAAAACTATTAGAGATCGTTCGCAAGGCAAGGGATGCGGGATTACAACCTACCGGATTCTCCCGAAAATACGGCGGCCTGGGAGTTCCTTGGTCTGTTCGAGCATTCTTTAGCGAAATCTTATATAGAGTGGATGCTTCTGTCTGTATCGCGATCGGTTGTGTGAATCTCGCTGAAATCATTGAAAAGAACGGAAGCGAAGAATTAAAAGATGATTGGCTTCCTAGATTGGCTGCGGGTGAATTCGCCTGTGCTATGGGGCTTACCGAGCCCGATCATGGTTCCGATCTTCCAGGGCTTAGGACAAGAGCGACTCTTAAGGAAGGAAATACCTACCTTCTAAACGGGACCAAGAGATTTATCACGCAAGGTTGCGGCACGGGAGAGATCCCTGCGATACTCTTACTACTTGCGCGCACAGGGAATCCAGGAAGTGGCGCGAGAGGTCTTTCCTTCTTCTTAGTGCAATCCAAAGACATACAGATCGCAGGAATAGAAAAGAAGATGGGACTTCATTGTTCTCCTACTTGCGAAGTGGTCCTAGAAAATACGCCTGGCATTCTGATCGGCGAGGAAGGGCATGGCCTAGTCAAGCATACTATGGGAATGTTGAACGGCGCAAGAATGGGAATCTCCCAGCAAGGCGTTGGGATCGCACAGGCAGCGTTAGGCGAAGCTAAGAAGTACGCCGCGGAAAGGATCCAATTCGGAAAACCGATAGAGACGATTCCCGCTGTTCGAAAAATACTTCGCAGAATGGAAAGAGAGACCATGGCGATGCGTTGTCTTATGCTAGAAGGTGCTCGTGCGATGGACCTCTATTATTTCAGAGGAGAGCATCTGAAAGAGAAGGGGGCCACGGACAGGGATCTTAAGTCAGATGTGGTCCTGAAATATTGGGAAAGACTCGCAAGCATCCTTACTCCAATTTCCAAGTTCTATTGTTCCGAGAGTTGTGTGAAGATCGCAGGAGATGCGGTTCAAGTTCACGGAGGCGCAGGCTTCACTGAGGACTATGATGTTTCTAGGATCTATAGGGATGCAAGGATTACTACCATCTATGACGGTACTTCTCAGATCCAAGTCAATGCGAGCATCGGTGGAATTACCACAGGAATGAGCAATCATGGATTCTTGAGAGAATACATAGAGAATGAATGGTCTCATTTTCCTACCGAAGAAACCAAACTACTTTCAGATGCATGGGATGTTTACCAAGATCTAATGGGAATTCATAAGGATCTTCCTGCTTCCGAAGATAAGGAAGAAACTGCGGATGAGATTGTTTGGGCTACTGCAAGATTACTTTCAGGACTTCTATTCTATCGATCCACTCTGAGGATGCCGGAAGATTCAAGAACGGAAAGACTATCTCATGTAGACGAATACAATTTGGATAGTCTAGGTTATATGGAAGGGCTAAGAGCTCGCTTGAAGATCAAAGCCGCATCCATACAAGCAGTTTAA
- a CDS encoding adenylate/guanylate cyclase domain-containing protein → MLRFPLKTHSFLIIALVSSLFIFSCADSSRRHFPTAKDGILDLRDWDFQKDGSAELNGDWQFYWMELIPAHIFEEEEVPHPTGLISIPGLWNGYEVDGKPASPIGQATYRLTLLLPENSPNLAIRVDDGQGSAYDIYWNGQRVAGNGIVGTSEAEERAEYLPQTSPVSPRTEVQVVVHVSNHVHRNGGFQMPIILGEATKIFGARDRLRLTSAFLAGALLIMGLYHMGLFFYRKKDTETLWFSLICLTITMRVLLSGERFLGEAVPFVPWVIMIKAEYLAFYLGVPIMALFVRRLFPNRFHKSGIIAILILSLSICVSVIVLPPALFSHTLPFYQILIATGGSYAIVVLIIASFKEEDGALLMLSGLVLFFASVINDFIFYLYHIGPGYLTPAGLFLLTFSNAAMLGRRVAKAFNTSEELSLHLEKKVIERTKELSEERDRTVEARNEAEIQRAKSDRLLLNILPKTVAEELKEKGTVSPVYYDSATILFTDFVGFTKTAEEMLPAALVENLHACFSKFDSVVSDRGLEKLKTIGDSYMCAGGIPSANFSHAVDSCLAGLEFQNFMKQIAESKAAQSLPFWELRVGIHTGPVTSGVIGSDKFAYDVWGDAVNTASRMESSGKAGYVNISGATYEIVKDFFVCEHRGKIQAKGKGEVDMYFVLSIQPSLSEGGEGKLPNEKFHSLKGSLTLK, encoded by the coding sequence ATGCTCCGTTTTCCTTTAAAAACTCACTCCTTTCTTATTATCGCTCTGGTTTCCAGTTTGTTCATTTTCTCCTGTGCGGATTCCTCTAGGCGGCACTTTCCGACCGCAAAAGACGGCATCCTAGATTTGAGGGATTGGGATTTTCAGAAGGATGGGAGCGCAGAGCTCAACGGAGACTGGCAATTCTATTGGATGGAACTCATTCCGGCTCATATCTTTGAGGAAGAAGAAGTCCCTCATCCTACAGGACTGATATCGATCCCTGGACTTTGGAATGGTTACGAGGTGGATGGAAAGCCTGCAAGCCCGATCGGGCAGGCGACATATCGTCTAACGTTACTCTTGCCGGAGAATTCACCTAATTTAGCGATCCGAGTAGATGACGGACAAGGCTCCGCATACGATATTTATTGGAACGGGCAGAGGGTCGCTGGCAACGGAATCGTAGGCACTTCGGAAGCCGAGGAACGTGCCGAATATCTTCCTCAAACCTCTCCTGTTTCTCCTCGTACGGAAGTACAGGTGGTCGTGCATGTCTCTAATCACGTCCATAGGAACGGCGGATTTCAGATGCCCATAATCTTGGGAGAAGCTACAAAGATCTTTGGAGCAAGAGATAGATTGAGGTTAACAAGCGCATTTCTTGCTGGGGCATTACTCATCATGGGTCTCTACCACATGGGCTTATTCTTTTACAGAAAAAAAGACACTGAGACGCTTTGGTTCTCTCTCATTTGCCTTACGATCACAATGAGAGTTCTTCTAAGTGGAGAAAGATTCTTGGGAGAGGCCGTACCCTTTGTCCCTTGGGTCATCATGATCAAGGCTGAATATTTGGCCTTCTATTTGGGAGTGCCTATCATGGCTCTCTTCGTCCGCAGATTATTTCCGAATCGTTTCCATAAATCCGGAATCATCGCAATTCTAATCCTGTCTTTGTCTATTTGTGTGTCCGTAATAGTACTGCCGCCTGCACTGTTTTCGCATACTCTTCCATTCTACCAGATTTTGATCGCGACAGGTGGATCATACGCGATCGTTGTTCTGATCATAGCTTCCTTCAAAGAGGAAGACGGTGCATTGCTCATGTTATCAGGATTGGTATTATTCTTTGCATCCGTTATCAACGACTTCATATTCTATCTTTATCATATAGGTCCGGGATATCTTACTCCAGCGGGTCTATTCTTACTAACGTTCTCCAACGCAGCGATGCTTGGAAGAAGGGTCGCAAAGGCCTTCAATACGAGCGAAGAGTTATCATTGCATTTGGAAAAAAAGGTCATCGAAAGAACGAAAGAATTATCGGAAGAAAGAGACCGCACTGTAGAAGCTCGTAACGAAGCAGAGATACAAAGAGCCAAAAGTGATCGATTGCTTTTGAACATTCTTCCAAAAACAGTCGCAGAAGAATTAAAGGAGAAGGGAACTGTTTCGCCAGTGTATTATGACTCTGCCACTATTCTCTTTACCGACTTCGTAGGATTTACAAAGACCGCAGAGGAAATGTTACCTGCTGCTTTGGTAGAGAATCTACATGCTTGCTTTTCTAAATTCGATTCGGTGGTTTCCGATCGAGGATTGGAAAAATTGAAAACCATCGGTGATTCGTACATGTGCGCTGGAGGGATCCCAAGCGCAAACTTCTCCCATGCAGTGGACAGTTGTTTGGCAGGTTTAGAATTTCAGAATTTTATGAAGCAAATCGCCGAGAGCAAAGCGGCCCAGAGTCTTCCTTTCTGGGAATTAAGAGTAGGCATTCATACTGGTCCGGTAACCTCCGGAGTCATAGGATCAGATAAATTCGCGTATGACGTTTGGGGAGATGCAGTCAATACTGCGAGTAGAATGGAATCCTCCGGCAAGGCAGGCTATGTCAATATCTCCGGCGCAACGTATGAAATAGTAAAAGATTTCTTCGTGTGCGAACACAGAGGAAAGATCCAGGCTAAAGGAAAAGGAGAAGTCGATATGTATTTTGTACTTTCGATCCAACCTTCCCTTTCTGAAGGCGGAGAAGGTAAATTACCGAACGAAAAATTCCATTCCTTAAAAGGATCCCTTACTTTAAAATAA
- the fliD gene encoding flagellar filament capping protein FliD, producing MPAFSIPGLSSGQDTNQIVKKLVELESKPIRRLERQNGYNQAQVKAWNDLKTLTTDLQNKTREITSFTAPFATKAIVSDPEGVITGDAARSASSGKRKIEVKELATFHQISGDPIDSERKIPAGTFKILSGENEKEIEFPGGTIRDLYLSIRTGAAGIVQPTTVKVDQDKTVLTLAASQSGKDNQLKFDDPNGVLKAAALVGGMLPQDPPQVFPLPWEPGQTNAFQPEKYGMDATAKPVFIPANAEKKEPSKVKLSAKQAFQFHVDAKEGKKGARIEATLSEPLEEGETISLGVLYDQDEQDKILLETAYHKEGKVRITLKSSMEGKKIHKVIVVNQTGKEKEFSSFRFVLPAEFNGAKPAKTIVEAKDASFTVDGIEVTRPKNEGLTDVLDGVLLNLNKKSEGPVTVDIKVDSAKGIKMVKEFIEAYNNVLKYSKDATAVNKESGTSDAKLEDPDITRSFWEGKGKTGILAGENSVIRLIAGMKTITTSSFPALGNSEIRTLADVGISTGEVGSKWADIQEGYLALNEAKLSAKLAENPDAVRNLFAQDTNSDARMDTGVGIDLVEHLKPYTQYAGGLVTSKIKLLEEQVSDNNKKIKNFESHLLSYEKKLKEKFLYMEQGVGRNKAVGSYLSNNLRSQGGDDGK from the coding sequence ATGCCCGCATTCTCGATACCGGGATTAAGTTCCGGCCAGGACACAAACCAGATCGTAAAGAAGCTTGTGGAATTGGAATCCAAGCCGATCCGTCGTCTGGAAAGACAGAACGGATATAATCAGGCCCAAGTAAAGGCTTGGAACGATCTCAAGACCCTGACCACTGACCTCCAAAATAAGACCAGAGAAATCACATCATTTACCGCGCCATTTGCGACCAAGGCAATTGTATCCGATCCGGAAGGCGTAATTACGGGCGACGCGGCTCGTTCTGCAAGTAGCGGAAAGCGCAAGATAGAAGTGAAGGAGCTCGCCACCTTCCATCAAATCTCCGGAGATCCGATCGACTCCGAGAGAAAGATCCCTGCAGGAACTTTCAAGATCCTTTCCGGAGAAAATGAGAAGGAGATCGAATTTCCAGGTGGAACCATCCGCGATCTATATCTTTCCATCCGCACCGGCGCTGCAGGAATCGTTCAGCCAACCACTGTAAAAGTGGACCAAGATAAAACAGTATTAACTCTCGCTGCTTCTCAATCAGGCAAAGACAATCAATTGAAGTTCGATGATCCGAACGGTGTCTTAAAGGCCGCCGCTCTTGTGGGAGGAATGCTTCCTCAGGATCCTCCTCAAGTCTTTCCTTTGCCTTGGGAGCCTGGACAGACGAACGCATTTCAACCCGAGAAATATGGAATGGATGCGACTGCAAAGCCTGTCTTTATTCCGGCTAACGCAGAGAAGAAGGAACCGTCCAAGGTAAAACTAAGCGCCAAGCAAGCCTTTCAGTTCCATGTGGATGCTAAGGAAGGAAAGAAGGGAGCAAGAATAGAAGCCACTCTTTCCGAACCATTGGAAGAAGGAGAGACGATCTCTCTAGGAGTTCTCTACGACCAAGATGAACAAGACAAGATCTTATTAGAGACCGCATATCATAAGGAAGGCAAGGTCCGAATTACTTTGAAATCATCTATGGAAGGGAAAAAGATCCATAAGGTGATCGTTGTCAATCAAACCGGAAAAGAGAAGGAATTCTCCAGTTTCAGATTTGTTCTTCCTGCAGAGTTCAACGGAGCGAAGCCCGCAAAGACTATAGTGGAAGCAAAGGACGCTTCCTTTACAGTGGACGGGATAGAGGTCACTCGCCCTAAGAACGAAGGACTGACCGACGTTCTGGACGGAGTGCTGCTAAACTTAAATAAGAAGAGTGAAGGACCGGTTACCGTCGACATCAAAGTGGATTCCGCAAAAGGAATCAAGATGGTCAAGGAATTCATAGAAGCATATAATAATGTACTAAAATACTCTAAGGATGCAACCGCAGTCAATAAGGAAAGCGGTACTTCCGACGCTAAGCTAGAGGATCCGGATATTACTCGGTCTTTTTGGGAAGGAAAAGGTAAAACTGGAATTCTTGCAGGAGAGAATTCTGTCATTCGACTGATTGCTGGAATGAAAACCATAACCACTTCTTCTTTTCCTGCATTGGGGAACTCTGAGATCAGGACACTTGCGGACGTAGGAATTTCCACTGGAGAAGTAGGAAGTAAATGGGCCGATATCCAGGAAGGATATCTCGCATTAAACGAAGCAAAGCTCTCGGCTAAATTGGCTGAGAATCCGGATGCAGTTCGAAATCTATTCGCGCAGGACACGAACTCGGATGCAAGAATGGATACGGGTGTCGGGATCGACCTTGTTGAGCATCTGAAGCCTTATACTCAGTATGCAGGTGGTTTGGTCACGAGCAAGATCAAACTCTTAGAAGAACAGGTCTCGGATAATAATAAGAAAATTAAGAATTTTGAATCTCACCTTCTAAGCTATGAGAAGAAGTTAAAAGAGAAATTCTTGTACATGGAACAAGGTGTCGGAAGGAACAAAGCCGTTGGCTCTTATCTCAGCAATAACCTGAGAAGCCAGGGCGGAGACGACGGTAAGTAA
- a CDS encoding SpoIIE family protein phosphatase has protein sequence MNPYLIVPLLALFLNLSLFTYVLALKGKHRVVHLYLLYAGDLSLWIISIVLYWSFLPIHWMPWIFKISSISWLLAGTLFLEFVFAFLSKNPNILLYLLRGLALAIFPITLTTDWIIGGVERKYWGDMLLPGPLYVYGVNVLIVTPAVYAIFLLLYESRKEEIGFRKQCYLLAFGTFLTSILGFLTTILPRILSQGDLHYPPLSGSASVIQSLCVFIAIAKYGFLEIRLEKIALQLYSKLREGVILLSTADELLYWNESAKEILGFSKSSSAPEKLDLGNFLDGFTRKPFTRMDFKKKSESPAKEIRIDDETIYSTGPVYLEVSKSEIPISGRDLGKVYVLRDITEKKEASEKINMLYSRVVRDLDIAREVQNTITTRTFPDSEKFKIFSYFRPYDHVGGDVLNCAESVDGKIEILFADVSGHGISSAMVAAMASISFNVVSRKGSKPKEGLLFTNDLLSSVVTQHFISAMYLRFDPKTLILEYSYAGHHAGLLLRKGETLDLPGKGGVLLAVGTPILEDYQIQLQAGDRILLYSDGLFEVRGSKGIPMGNTTLVEAVKKLSYQDSDGLIRSLVSYSESFGDGIMTDDLTLFCLEISESA, from the coding sequence ATGAATCCGTATCTGATCGTTCCTCTCTTAGCCCTGTTCTTAAATCTCTCCTTATTCACCTATGTGCTCGCCTTAAAAGGAAAGCACAGAGTAGTTCATCTCTACCTACTCTACGCGGGAGATTTAAGCCTTTGGATCATTTCCATTGTTCTGTATTGGTCCTTCTTGCCCATTCATTGGATGCCTTGGATCTTCAAGATAAGTTCCATTTCCTGGTTACTGGCGGGAACACTTTTCTTAGAATTCGTATTCGCATTTTTATCAAAGAATCCTAATATTCTTCTCTATCTATTGAGAGGACTGGCATTAGCTATCTTTCCGATCACTCTCACTACTGACTGGATCATCGGGGGAGTAGAAAGAAAATATTGGGGAGACATGCTCCTTCCTGGTCCTTTGTATGTGTACGGAGTAAATGTTCTTATCGTCACTCCCGCAGTTTATGCGATCTTTCTTCTGCTTTATGAATCTAGAAAAGAAGAGATAGGTTTCAGAAAGCAATGTTATCTCTTGGCCTTTGGTACATTTCTCACGTCTATACTCGGTTTCTTGACTACAATCCTACCTAGGATCCTTTCTCAAGGAGATCTGCATTACCCTCCTCTAAGTGGAAGCGCGAGCGTAATCCAATCTCTCTGCGTATTTATAGCGATTGCAAAGTACGGTTTCTTGGAAATCCGATTAGAAAAGATAGCTCTACAACTCTATTCGAAATTAAGAGAGGGCGTGATTCTACTCTCGACAGCGGATGAATTATTGTATTGGAATGAAAGCGCAAAGGAAATATTAGGATTTTCTAAATCTTCTTCTGCTCCTGAGAAATTGGATCTCGGAAACTTTCTGGATGGATTTACAAGAAAGCCTTTCACTCGCATGGACTTCAAGAAGAAGAGCGAGTCTCCTGCGAAAGAGATCCGGATCGATGACGAAACCATCTATTCAACCGGCCCAGTATATTTGGAAGTGTCCAAGTCCGAGATCCCTATTTCAGGAAGAGATCTGGGCAAGGTCTACGTCCTGAGAGACATTACTGAAAAGAAAGAAGCTTCGGAAAAGATCAACATGCTCTATTCCAGAGTAGTCAGAGATCTGGATATAGCGAGAGAAGTGCAAAATACGATCACTACTCGGACTTTTCCGGATTCGGAAAAGTTCAAGATCTTCTCTTATTTCAGGCCGTATGATCATGTAGGAGGAGACGTTCTCAACTGCGCAGAAAGTGTAGATGGAAAGATCGAGATCCTTTTTGCGGATGTTTCCGGTCACGGGATCTCATCCGCTATGGTTGCAGCGATGGCCTCCATCTCTTTCAATGTAGTCTCCAGAAAAGGCAGTAAGCCCAAGGAAGGCTTATTGTTTACGAACGATCTTCTTTCGTCCGTTGTCACCCAGCATTTCATTTCGGCCATGTATCTTAGGTTCGATCCTAAAACTCTAATATTAGAATATAGTTATGCAGGTCATCACGCTGGACTCTTGCTTAGAAAGGGAGAGACACTGGATCTACCGGGAAAAGGAGGAGTTCTACTCGCAGTAGGAACTCCAATCCTAGAGGATTATCAGATCCAATTGCAGGCGGGAGATAGAATCTTACTTTATTCTGACGGATTATTCGAGGTAAGAGGTTCCAAAGGGATCCCCATGGGCAATACAACCCTGGTAGAAGCAGTCAAGAAACTCTCCTACCAGGATTCTGACGGACTCATCCGTTCCCTAGTTTCCTATTCGGAATCTTTTGGGGACGGGATCATGACGGACGATCTAACTCTGTTCTGTTTAGAGATCTCCGAATCGGCTTAA
- a CDS encoding SpoIIE family protein phosphatase encodes MNYYLFLPISALITNTLLISYVFARRFRSAVIRDFLRFVFFLNLWQICFILYWGMLPPEWMTAIFKLTCFTWLPVGLLLLETVYRFLNIRSTIALPFFRFFVLATILLTASTDLVIKGSVLYDWGYELLPGILFVPLSTIAVSFPAIWGLVLLIRERSKTRQKKIKIQLNLWIAGSSFALAISAYTELFNLDEQGRYLFVPLTPISITIQAIFIFVAITRYGFLNISLERIAVELFRDIHDGIVLTKENHEFFFANQAAISILDGSPSKDGFFRPEEYFGGYREDQDHFPRDYQLSKKTVPQFVELTLSEIKITDEESGILYLLRDITERKASQEKIHQLYSQIVNDLEIARVTQASIITQKFPDKDSYKIHSFFQPIDKVGGDMLRVIEHDSDRVDILFADVSGHGIASAMVGGMLSIAFQIVSDKLLSPAESLSEIHDMLSKVVLHHHISAVYASFYPKESRVKFSYAGHHPILILRNGSVLPLEGEGRILLAIKELHLNDYSFDLTHSDRLLFYSDGLYEVKNQLGEILGYEEFLSWISTMADQDTRFLLEAAHKRALDFGNGKHNDDLAMLALEIGSE; translated from the coding sequence ATGAATTATTACCTATTTCTGCCAATAAGCGCTCTAATCACGAATACTCTTTTAATTTCTTACGTTTTTGCAAGGAGGTTCAGAAGCGCCGTTATCCGGGATTTCCTTCGCTTCGTATTCTTCTTAAATCTCTGGCAGATTTGTTTTATTCTCTATTGGGGAATGCTTCCTCCCGAATGGATGACTGCGATCTTCAAGCTTACCTGCTTTACTTGGCTGCCTGTAGGACTTTTATTATTAGAAACGGTTTATAGATTTTTAAACATTCGTTCGACAATAGCCCTTCCCTTCTTCAGATTCTTTGTTCTGGCGACGATCTTACTCACCGCTTCGACTGATCTAGTCATCAAAGGCTCTGTCTTGTATGACTGGGGTTATGAACTTCTACCTGGAATCCTATTTGTTCCCTTAAGTACGATCGCTGTTAGCTTTCCTGCAATTTGGGGACTAGTACTTCTCATCCGAGAAAGATCTAAGACCAGACAGAAAAAGATCAAGATCCAATTGAATCTTTGGATAGCTGGTTCTAGTTTCGCTCTTGCGATCAGCGCTTACACAGAATTATTTAATCTGGATGAGCAAGGTAGATATCTTTTCGTTCCCTTGACACCGATTTCCATTACCATTCAAGCAATCTTCATCTTCGTTGCGATCACTCGGTATGGATTTCTCAATATCAGTCTAGAAAGGATCGCGGTTGAATTGTTCAGAGACATTCATGATGGGATCGTTCTCACCAAAGAGAACCACGAATTCTTTTTTGCTAACCAAGCTGCGATCTCTATTCTGGATGGTTCTCCTTCTAAAGACGGATTCTTTCGTCCGGAAGAATACTTTGGAGGTTATAGAGAGGACCAAGATCATTTTCCAAGAGATTATCAGCTTTCGAAAAAGACAGTACCTCAATTCGTAGAACTGACTCTTTCCGAAATCAAGATCACTGACGAAGAATCTGGAATTCTTTACCTACTTAGAGATATCACAGAGAGAAAAGCCTCGCAAGAAAAGATACATCAGCTCTATTCTCAGATAGTAAACGATTTAGAGATTGCGAGAGTCACTCAGGCTTCTATCATCACTCAGAAATTTCCGGACAAGGACTCTTATAAGATCCACTCCTTCTTTCAGCCCATAGACAAAGTGGGAGGAGACATGCTAAGAGTGATAGAGCATGATTCGGATCGAGTGGATATATTATTTGCAGACGTCTCCGGACATGGGATCGCTTCTGCGATGGTCGGGGGAATGCTCTCCATAGCCTTTCAGATCGTATCGGATAAACTTCTCTCTCCCGCGGAAAGTCTATCAGAAATTCATGATATGCTTTCTAAAGTGGTATTGCATCACCATATCTCGGCGGTATATGCAAGCTTTTATCCTAAAGAGAGCAGAGTGAAATTTTCCTACGCAGGCCACCATCCGATCCTGATCTTGAGAAACGGTAGCGTGCTCCCATTAGAAGGAGAAGGAAGGATCCTACTTGCAATCAAAGAATTGCACTTGAACGATTATAGTTTCGATTTGACCCACTCGGATCGTCTCTTATTCTACTCAGACGGTCTATACGAAGTGAAAAATCAGCTAGGAGAAATACTCGGTTACGAAGAATTTCTATCTTGGATCAGCACGATGGCGGACCAAGACACCCGTTTCTTATTAGAAGCAGCACATAAAAGAGCCTTGGATTTCGGGAATGGAAAACATAACGACGATCTAGCCATGCTGGCCCTGGAGATCGGTTCCGAATGA
- a CDS encoding bifunctional riboflavin kinase/FAD synthetase translates to MKILRSLENLKSSLKTSTVVTLGNFDGIHLGHQALLERTKEISLEKGLPSCVITYYPNPAMVLGKDKDLGGITTQTDKENLIESYGIDWLIVVPFTLEFAQMEAEEFLKNILIQELGAKSILIGFNHCFGKGRRGDFELLQKYSSEFGYDLEKLDPVFLGGMKLSSSYIRSLLREGKVAEAEECLGREFSVSGTVVEGHKRGRTIGFPTANVKPFPELILPGVGVYAGRTEIDGKAYPSMINIGYNPTFGENAITLESHIFDFSGDIYGKKVRILFSERIRSEIKFSGIDALVDQLKKDETVSRKILAER, encoded by the coding sequence TTGAAAATTCTTAGAAGTCTGGAGAACTTAAAAAGCAGCTTAAAGACTTCCACGGTTGTGACCTTGGGGAATTTCGATGGAATTCATTTGGGCCACCAGGCTCTTTTGGAAAGGACCAAAGAGATCTCTCTCGAAAAGGGTCTTCCCTCTTGCGTAATCACCTATTACCCAAATCCCGCAATGGTCCTCGGAAAGGACAAGGATCTAGGCGGCATCACCACCCAAACAGATAAAGAAAATCTAATAGAATCCTACGGGATTGACTGGTTGATCGTAGTCCCATTCACTCTCGAATTTGCGCAGATGGAAGCGGAAGAATTCCTCAAGAATATTCTCATCCAGGAATTGGGAGCAAAATCCATACTCATCGGTTTCAATCATTGCTTCGGTAAGGGAAGAAGAGGAGATTTCGAATTACTCCAAAAGTATTCTTCCGAGTTTGGATACGATCTGGAAAAACTGGATCCTGTCTTTCTAGGCGGCATGAAACTTTCCAGCTCCTATATTCGCTCCTTATTGAGAGAAGGAAAAGTCGCCGAAGCAGAAGAATGTTTAGGAAGAGAATTCTCTGTCTCCGGCACAGTAGTAGAAGGTCACAAAAGAGGAAGAACCATAGGGTTTCCTACTGCAAACGTGAAACCATTTCCAGAACTCATATTGCCAGGAGTAGGAGTCTACGCAGGCAGAACAGAGATAGATGGCAAAGCCTATCCTTCTATGATCAATATTGGTTACAATCCAACCTTCGGTGAGAATGCGATCACGTTAGAAAGCCATATATTCGATTTTTCCGGCGATATTTACGGTAAGAAGGTAAGAATACTCTTCTCAGAAAGGATCCGCTCGGAGATCAAATTCTCCGGAATAGACGCGTTGGTGGATCAACTCAAGAAAGACGAAACCGTTTCTCGCAAGATCCTTGCGGAAAGATAA